In the genome of Euleptes europaea isolate rEulEur1 chromosome 7, rEulEur1.hap1, whole genome shotgun sequence, one region contains:
- the LOC130480899 gene encoding keratin-associated protein 5-4-like: MPGEKIYSSGREPYFNLNSTWYDPAGSWLDTRRKPFRYADNTCCITGCNRRDDIPRRGGHDYRCYGYRRSTCRSGGNPRVRCCVHNPSGGPRDYWGRPIGDACNGCTGGHYSNEESISGEACCGSSGGCSTGRSVCSKQEGCGTGGRGVCSEPGRCGNGRRGVCSEPGGCGSGGRGACSQRGGCASGRRRA; encoded by the coding sequence AtgccaggagaaaaaatatacTCTTCAGGGAGGGAGCCATATTTCAATTTGAACTCAACGTGGTATGATCCTGCAGGATCCTGGCTGGATACTCGCCGCAAACCATTCCGCTATGCCGACAATACCTGCTGCATCACTGGTTGCAACCGCAGAGACGACATCCCAAGAAGAGGAGGCCATGACTACCGGTGCTACGGCTACCGTCGGTCCACCTGCAGATCAGGGGGTAACCCGAGAGTGAGATGCTGTGTCCACAACCCCTCAGGAGGACCCCGAGATTATTGGGGCCGACCAATTGGTGATGCGTGCAACGGGTGTACGGGTGGACATTATTCTAACGAAGAGTCGATCTCTGGAGAAGCATGTTGTGGGTCTTCAGGAGGATGCAGTACTGGAAGAAGTGTATGTTCAAAGCAAGAAGGATGTGGAACTGGAGGAAGAGGGGTATGTTCTGAGCCTGGAAGATGCGGCAATGGAAGAAGAGGAGTATGTTCTGAACCAGGAGGATGTGGAAGTGGAGGAAGAGGAGCATGTTCTCAGCGAGGAGGATGTGCCAGTGGAAGAAGAAGGGCATGA